A window from Roseburia sp. 499 encodes these proteins:
- a CDS encoding L,D-transpeptidase family protein, with translation MSIMKNLTKKQRVLGIVGVTFLVLLISYVGIAIFFYSRFGFRTTVNGVSATGKTLKQIEQQIKKEIDGYELTLEERENKSEVLKGSQIGLRTEFDGSLEKELKKQNGFAWPIYLFKPSEIEVEAMITYDKASLEVELQNLACMDEGKMVKAENAFVSEYSEANGYEIVPEKDGTEIEYTKFLEVVDGAVKNLQKKVSLDEEGCYTEPEITKDSQELKTLVDTMNQYVGTEVTYEFGSKSETLDGKTISQWITVNDNMEVEISQEKVSEYVASLADNYNTAGKAKSFKTSYGTTITVSGGDYGWKIDKGAETENLIENIKAGDKISKEPTYAKTANSHDENDYGNTYAEVNLTAQHMYYYENGTLIMEADFVSGNEAKGWNTPTGVYGLYYKQKDKTLRGEGYATPVSFWMPFNGGVGFHDATWRSDFGGNYYRKSGSHGCINLPYSAAKKLYENIDSGCPVFVYTLAGTESAKAKAQDAAAAVISAINAIGSVSQDSRGAISSARAQYDALDETAKGYVTNYDVLTAAEAQLAALDAQAAAAAADQQAQSQAQPVIDAINNNLVNQAITLDKKGIVQEIRRQYDALSDAAKAKVTNYTVLTEAEKIIATLESGL, from the coding sequence ATGAGCATAATGAAGAATTTAACCAAGAAGCAGAGGGTACTGGGAATCGTGGGGGTTACATTTCTGGTGCTTCTGATTAGTTATGTGGGAATCGCAATCTTTTTTTACAGTCGTTTTGGATTTCGTACCACAGTGAATGGAGTCAGTGCAACCGGCAAAACGCTGAAGCAGATAGAACAGCAGATAAAAAAAGAGATAGACGGATATGAACTGACTTTAGAAGAAAGGGAAAATAAGTCAGAGGTTTTAAAAGGAAGTCAAATTGGATTAAGGACAGAATTTGACGGGAGTTTAGAAAAAGAACTGAAGAAACAGAATGGATTTGCATGGCCGATATATTTATTTAAACCATCAGAAATAGAAGTAGAGGCAATGATAACCTATGATAAGGCAAGTCTGGAAGTAGAACTTCAAAATCTTGCATGTATGGATGAAGGAAAGATGGTAAAGGCAGAGAATGCATTTGTTTCAGAATATTCAGAAGCGAACGGATATGAAATTGTTCCGGAGAAGGATGGCACAGAGATTGAATATACTAAGTTTTTAGAAGTGGTAGATGGCGCTGTTAAAAATCTCCAAAAGAAGGTGTCTTTGGACGAGGAAGGATGTTATACCGAACCAGAGATTACAAAGGATTCACAGGAACTGAAAACATTAGTAGATACCATGAATCAATATGTTGGAACAGAAGTTACCTATGAATTTGGAAGTAAAAGTGAAACATTGGATGGAAAGACGATTAGCCAATGGATTACAGTAAATGATAATATGGAAGTAGAGATTTCTCAGGAGAAGGTAAGTGAATATGTAGCTTCTCTTGCAGATAACTATAATACAGCCGGAAAGGCAAAGTCATTTAAAACTTCTTATGGGACTACGATTACGGTAAGTGGTGGAGATTATGGTTGGAAGATTGATAAAGGGGCAGAAACAGAAAATTTAATTGAAAACATTAAGGCGGGAGACAAGATTTCAAAAGAGCCTACATATGCTAAGACAGCCAATAGCCATGATGAAAATGATTATGGAAATACTTATGCAGAAGTAAACTTGACAGCGCAGCATATGTATTATTACGAAAATGGAACATTGATTATGGAAGCTGATTTCGTATCCGGAAATGAAGCTAAGGGATGGAATACTCCTACAGGAGTATATGGCCTGTATTATAAACAAAAGGATAAGACGTTACGCGGCGAAGGATATGCAACCCCGGTATCTTTCTGGATGCCTTTTAATGGAGGAGTAGGTTTCCATGATGCTACATGGCGTAGTGATTTTGGCGGAAATTACTATCGGAAGAGTGGATCTCATGGATGTATAAATCTGCCTTATAGTGCGGCAAAGAAGTTATATGAAAATATTGACTCCGGTTGTCCCGTATTTGTATATACACTTGCGGGAACAGAGAGTGCCAAGGCAAAGGCACAGGATGCAGCAGCCGCAGTGATAAGTGCTATCAATGCTATCGGTAGTGTATCTCAGGATAGCCGAGGCGCAATTAGTAGTGCAAGAGCGCAATATGATGCGTTAGACGAAACGGCAAAAGGTTATGTAACAAATTATGATGTTTTGACTGCGGCAGAAGCGCAGCTTGCAGCACTGGATGCTCAAGCTGCAGCGGCAGCAGCTGACCAACAAGCACAAAGTCAGGCGCAGCCGGTTA
- a CDS encoding transposase family protein, producing the protein MSREQERIRKKLENNPIAECNKIQNRFCPELFSMFGRVKDPRNQSYIDYSSRVMLGTMYYKSIAGISSMQEMTRTFNDEKICRNLYRFMGEEVKDYMPHGVTENEFLERLDPRELENVQQNIVYSMIRRKTFDNAKVLKKWQIIVDATELDEGYQKKNEHYLSRCYNRGSDKEYIKYHRSILEAKIYFGENLVCSIASETIENSEKYINQSDEAVKQDCESKAFVRLAAKIKQKFPRLPIIITADGLYVTKTVLQICKDYHWDYIIRYKEGCASSIAKEYRALPEKETIGTDIEYQNKIMFNDFDVNLIYYRERWIVKGEEKEREFAWITSIEITKSNAKKIVRAGRNRWKIENQGFNRQKHWQGDIEHACSWNERAQKNHYLMEQIADFVKQLYEYFYLEKNGIKKLQKNISPELLASFGRQLTETEDIPVQLNNSVQN; encoded by the coding sequence ATGAGCCGAGAGCAGGAAAGAATCAGAAAGAAACTTGAAAACAATCCCATTGCTGAATGTAATAAGATTCAGAACAGATTTTGTCCGGAACTATTTTCGATGTTCGGCAGAGTAAAAGATCCCCGTAATCAGAGTTACATTGATTATTCTTCAAGAGTCATGCTTGGAACTATGTACTATAAAAGTATTGCAGGGATTTCGAGCATGCAGGAAATGACAAGAACCTTTAATGATGAGAAAATCTGCAGAAATTTATACAGATTCATGGGAGAAGAAGTAAAAGATTATATGCCCCATGGTGTGACAGAAAATGAATTTCTGGAAAGATTAGATCCAAGGGAGTTAGAGAATGTTCAGCAGAATATCGTATATTCCATGATTCGTCGAAAGACCTTTGATAATGCCAAGGTGTTAAAGAAATGGCAGATTATTGTAGATGCAACCGAATTGGACGAAGGATACCAAAAGAAGAATGAGCATTATCTGAGCCGGTGTTACAACAGAGGCTCAGATAAAGAGTACATTAAGTATCACAGAAGCATACTTGAGGCAAAAATATACTTTGGAGAAAATCTTGTATGCAGTATTGCATCAGAAACAATAGAAAATTCGGAGAAATATATAAATCAAAGTGATGAAGCAGTAAAACAGGATTGCGAAAGTAAAGCTTTTGTAAGACTTGCTGCCAAAATCAAACAGAAATTCCCGAGGCTGCCAATTATCATTACGGCAGATGGACTGTATGTTACAAAAACAGTTTTACAGATATGTAAAGATTATCATTGGGATTACATTATCCGATATAAAGAAGGCTGCGCTTCATCAATAGCTAAAGAATACCGTGCACTTCCGGAAAAAGAAACAATTGGAACTGATATAGAGTATCAGAATAAAATCATGTTCAATGACTTTGACGTGAATCTAATCTATTATCGGGAAAGGTGGATTGTAAAAGGTGAAGAGAAAGAAAGAGAGTTTGCCTGGATTACAAGCATCGAGATTACGAAAAGTAATGCAAAAAAAATCGTACGTGCCGGACGTAACAGATGGAAAATAGAAAATCAGGGATTTAACCGCCAGAAGCATTGGCAGGGAGATATAGAGCACGCATGTAGTTGGAATGAGCGGGCACAGAAGAATCACTATCTGATGGAACAGATAGCGGATTTTGTGAAGCAGCTATATGAGTATTTCTATCTTGAAAAAAATGGAATAAAAAAGCTGCAAAAAAATATATCTCCTGAATTGTTAGCCAGCTTTGGACGGCAACTAACAGAAACAGAAGATATACCAGTTCAACTGAATAACTCAGTTCAAAACTGA
- a CDS encoding Y-family DNA polymerase, whose protein sequence is MEEKHTYIAIDLKSFYASVECIERQLNPLNTNLVVADSSRTEKTICLAVSPSLKKYGIPGRARLFEVVQKVKEVNIERKRKAPGQKFTGKSYLEEELNRCPEMEVSYITATPRMALYMEYSTRIYNIYLKYIASEDIHVYSIDEVFMDVTHYLNTYRMTARELTTKIIQNVYEETGITATAGIGTNLYLCKVAMDIMAKHVAPENGVRIAELDEMSYRKLLWNHRPLTDFWRVGQGYRKKLESAGLYTMGDIARCSIGESNDYYNEDLLYKLFGVNAELLIDHAWGWEPTTIELIKAYKPSANSLSSGQVLQCPYDFEKGKLIVREMMDLLVLDLVEKRLVTDQIVLTVGYDIDNLSDADRMKNYKGEVTVDRYGRKTPKHAHGTANLSSQTSSTRIIIDAMMDLYDRIVDSNLLVRRITVTANRLVDEKSVADNANYEQLDLFTDYAALQKEQEKEKEALSKERKLQEAMLEVKKKYGKNAMLKGMNLQEGAMTIERNKQIGGHKA, encoded by the coding sequence ATGGAAGAAAAACATACTTATATTGCAATAGATTTAAAATCATTCTATGCCTCTGTAGAGTGTATCGAGAGGCAGTTAAATCCTCTTAATACAAATTTAGTAGTGGCTGATTCTAGTAGAACAGAGAAAACTATTTGTCTTGCTGTGTCACCATCACTAAAAAAGTACGGTATTCCTGGAAGAGCAAGGCTTTTTGAAGTAGTTCAGAAAGTAAAAGAAGTCAATATAGAGCGTAAAAGGAAAGCACCAGGGCAGAAATTTACAGGAAAATCATATTTGGAAGAAGAGTTAAATAGATGTCCGGAAATGGAAGTTTCTTATATTACGGCAACGCCAAGAATGGCACTTTATATGGAGTACAGTACCCGAATTTATAATATTTATCTAAAATATATTGCATCGGAAGATATACATGTTTATTCCATTGATGAGGTATTTATGGATGTAACTCACTATCTTAATACTTATCGGATGACTGCAAGGGAATTAACAACAAAAATAATACAAAATGTATATGAGGAAACTGGGATAACAGCAACAGCAGGAATAGGAACGAACCTATATTTATGTAAGGTTGCAATGGATATTATGGCGAAACATGTTGCACCGGAGAATGGAGTTCGTATAGCCGAACTTGATGAAATGAGTTATCGAAAGTTGTTATGGAATCATAGACCACTTACAGATTTTTGGCGGGTTGGTCAAGGGTATCGAAAGAAATTAGAATCAGCAGGACTTTATACTATGGGTGATATTGCCAGATGTTCTATAGGAGAATCCAATGATTACTATAATGAAGATTTATTGTATAAATTATTTGGTGTAAATGCGGAATTGTTGATTGACCATGCATGGGGATGGGAACCAACAACTATCGAATTGATAAAGGCTTATAAGCCAAGTGCAAATAGTTTAAGTTCCGGACAGGTACTACAATGTCCTTATGATTTTGAAAAAGGGAAACTTATTGTCCGTGAAATGATGGATTTACTTGTTTTAGATTTGGTAGAAAAAAGACTGGTAACAGACCAAATAGTATTAACTGTAGGATATGATATTGATAATTTATCAGATGCGGATAGAATGAAAAATTATAAAGGAGAGGTTACAGTTGACCGTTATGGGAGAAAGACACCAAAACACGCACATGGAACAGCTAATTTAAGCAGTCAGACTTCATCAACAAGGATTATTATAGATGCAATGATGGATTTATATGATAGAATCGTTGATTCTAATCTGTTGGTTAGACGAATAACTGTAACTGCAAATCGTTTGGTAGATGAAAAGTCTGTTGCAGATAATGCTAATTATGAGCAATTAGACCTTTTTACAGACTATGCAGCATTACAGAAAGAACAAGAAAAGGAAAAAGAAGCTTTATCCAAAGAACGTAAGCTACAAGAAGCAATGCTTGAAGTAAAGAAGAAATATGGGAAAAATGCTATGCTAAAAGGTATGAATCTTCAGGAAGGTGCAATGACGATAGAGCGAAATAAGCAGATAGGAGGGCATAAGGCATGA
- a CDS encoding phosphatase PAP2 family protein has translation MKEKLKDFLYRYRHGWILSYLLIYLLWFAYLENTVTRRFHVIHMAVDDYIPFMEVFVVPYLLWFAYVAAAIIYFFFKNVQDYYKLCCFLFVGMTIFLVASTIYPNGHYLRPRVFERENIFVSIVQWLYATDTPTNLFPSIHVYNSLGVHIAISHSEQLRNKKWIQRGSFILMVSIIASTMFLKQHSVFDVITAGVTAVVMYSFVYGSNWQENRKRVYERQYRQI, from the coding sequence ATGAAAGAAAAGTTAAAAGACTTTTTGTACCGATATCGGCATGGGTGGATTTTATCTTATCTATTGATATATTTACTGTGGTTTGCATATTTGGAGAATACAGTAACGAGACGTTTTCATGTAATTCATATGGCAGTGGATGACTATATTCCTTTTATGGAAGTGTTTGTTGTTCCATATTTACTGTGGTTTGCTTATGTTGCAGCGGCTATTATCTATTTCTTTTTTAAGAATGTTCAGGATTATTATAAACTGTGTTGTTTTTTGTTTGTAGGAATGACAATATTCCTTGTGGCATCTACAATATATCCCAATGGACACTATTTGAGACCGAGGGTGTTTGAACGGGAAAATATTTTTGTAAGTATTGTACAATGGCTGTATGCTACTGATACACCAACGAATTTGTTTCCGAGTATTCATGTGTACAATTCTCTTGGGGTACATATTGCAATCAGCCATAGTGAACAGTTGAGGAATAAGAAGTGGATTCAAAGAGGGTCCTTCATTTTGATGGTATCCATAATTGCATCTACGATGTTCTTAAAACAGCATTCTGTCTTTGATGTAATTACGGCAGGAGTTACAGCTGTAGTGATGTATTCCTTTGTATATGGAAGCAATTGGCAGGAAAACAGAAAGCGTGTGTACGAACGACAGTATCGGCAGATATAG
- a CDS encoding iron-containing alcohol dehydrogenase, protein MARFTLPRDLYHGKGSLEELKNLTGKKAIVVVGGGSMRRFGFLDRAVDYLKEAGMEVALFENVEPDPSVDTVMKGAAKMQEFQPDWIVAMGGGSPIDAAKAMWAFYEYPDTTFEDLITPFNFPTLRTKAKFCAIPSTSGTATEVTAFSVITDYEKGIKYPLADFNITPDVAIVDPELAEKMPKKLTAHTGMDAMTHAIEAYVSTLHCDYTDPLALHAIKMIHNDLKASFDGNMEARDRMHNAQCLAGMAFSNALLGIVHSMAHKTGAAYSGGHIVHGCANAMYLPKVIKYNAKNPEAAKRYAEIARFIDLKGSSDAELVDALIAELKSMNVSLEIPSCIKEYEGGIIDEKEFMDKLPEVAKLAISDACTGSNPRIPTPEEMEKLLKACYYDEEIDF, encoded by the coding sequence ATGGCAAGATTTACATTACCAAGAGATTTATATCACGGAAAAGGTTCTTTAGAAGAACTGAAAAACTTAACCGGTAAAAAAGCAATTGTAGTTGTAGGCGGCGGTTCCATGCGTCGTTTTGGTTTCCTTGACAGGGCAGTTGACTATTTGAAAGAAGCTGGTATGGAGGTTGCTCTTTTTGAAAACGTGGAACCAGACCCAAGTGTAGATACCGTTATGAAAGGTGCAGCAAAAATGCAAGAATTCCAGCCGGACTGGATTGTTGCCATGGGCGGTGGTTCTCCTATTGATGCAGCAAAGGCAATGTGGGCTTTCTATGAATACCCAGACACAACATTCGAGGACTTGATTACTCCATTCAACTTCCCTACATTAAGAACGAAAGCAAAATTCTGTGCTATTCCTTCTACTTCAGGAACTGCTACAGAAGTAACTGCTTTTTCTGTTATTACTGATTATGAAAAAGGAATCAAATATCCACTGGCAGATTTCAATATCACACCAGATGTTGCTATTGTTGATCCTGAATTAGCAGAAAAAATGCCAAAAAAATTGACAGCACACACCGGAATGGATGCTATGACTCATGCAATTGAAGCATATGTTTCCACTCTTCACTGTGATTATACCGATCCATTGGCATTGCATGCCATTAAAATGATTCACAATGATTTAAAAGCTTCCTTTGATGGCAATATGGAAGCTCGTGATCGTATGCACAACGCACAATGCCTTGCAGGAATGGCATTCTCCAATGCATTACTTGGCATCGTTCACTCCATGGCTCATAAGACCGGAGCTGCTTACAGCGGTGGACATATCGTACATGGATGCGCCAATGCTATGTATTTGCCAAAGGTCATAAAATATAACGCTAAGAATCCGGAAGCCGCAAAACGTTATGCTGAAATTGCACGTTTTATTGACCTGAAGGGTTCCTCCGATGCTGAATTGGTAGATGCGCTGATTGCAGAATTAAAGTCCATGAATGTTTCTCTTGAAATTCCATCCTGTATCAAAGAGTATGAAGGTGGTATTATCGACGAGAAAGAATTTATGGATAAATTACCTGAAGTTGCAAAACTGGCTATTTCCGATGCATGTACCGGTTCCAATCCAAGAATTCCTACTCCGGAAGAAATGGAAAAGCTGTTAAAAGCTTGTTACTATGATGAGGAGATTGATTTCTAA
- a CDS encoding iron-containing alcohol dehydrogenase family protein, giving the protein MAGSHIAIPTILKVGKGTLGNLGMYLRTNGMKNAVIYFGNGLIDMFGTMVMQSLKEEGIKVLEYRELDSIQIEDIIELAFSIDVKTQVIVGIGGGKVIDAAKYAAYLRKIPFISVPTSASSDGFSSASASLLVDGRRNSVPARMAYGIIADTDIIKSAPEKFLYSGIGDLVSKITALYDWVYEDENGYTVLNDFAMMIAKKAVNSFVRTPFESIQDDLFLRELLDSLAMSGIANEIAGSSAPTSGSEHLISHALDKMLETPQLHGIQVGVATYIMSLVQNHRYKRVNTIFTDTGFWDYVETLELKREDYERAIDLAPSIKPYRHTYLHEDKYREQAKQLLREDEVLKRILK; this is encoded by the coding sequence ATGGCAGGAAGCCATATTGCAATTCCTACGATATTAAAAGTAGGAAAGGGAACATTAGGAAATCTGGGAATGTATCTTCGAACCAATGGTATGAAAAATGCAGTAATCTATTTTGGAAATGGTTTGATTGATATGTTTGGAACCATGGTAATGCAGTCCTTGAAAGAAGAAGGAATAAAGGTGCTGGAATATCGCGAGTTGGATTCTATCCAAATTGAAGATATTATTGAATTGGCATTTTCCATTGATGTAAAGACACAGGTCATTGTAGGAATCGGTGGCGGGAAAGTGATTGATGCTGCAAAATATGCGGCATATTTGCGTAAGATTCCGTTTATCAGTGTTCCGACTTCGGCTTCCAGCGATGGATTTTCTAGTGCCAGTGCATCTCTTTTAGTAGATGGCAGAAGAAATTCTGTACCTGCAAGAATGGCATATGGTATCATTGCAGATACGGATATTATTAAAAGTGCACCGGAAAAGTTTCTTTATTCCGGAATCGGTGATTTGGTATCAAAAATAACCGCGCTTTATGACTGGGTATATGAGGATGAAAATGGATATACGGTGTTGAATGATTTTGCTATGATGATTGCCAAGAAGGCAGTAAACAGCTTTGTGCGAACACCTTTTGAGAGTATTCAGGATGATTTGTTTTTGAGAGAACTTTTGGATTCCCTTGCCATGAGTGGTATTGCAAATGAAATTGCAGGAAGCAGTGCTCCTACCAGTGGAAGTGAACATCTGATTTCGCATGCATTGGATAAGATGTTGGAAACACCGCAACTCCATGGAATACAGGTGGGGGTTGCCACTTATATCATGAGTCTGGTACAGAATCATCGTTATAAGAGAGTAAATACTATATTTACTGATACGGGATTCTGGGATTATGTGGAGACTTTGGAATTGAAACGGGAAGATTATGAGAGAGCTATTGACCTTGCGCCCTCTATAAAACCTTATCGTCATACTTATCTTCATGAAGATAAGTATCGTGAACAGGCAAAACAGTTATTGCGTGAAGATGAAGTGCTCAAACGAATCTTGAAATAG
- a CDS encoding 5'-methylthioadenosine/adenosylhomocysteine nucleosidase yields MKRVGIIGAMALEVEELKSKMEITRKEERASMEFLEGMLNGTDVVIVQSGIGKVNAALCTQILCDMFDVTHIINTGVAGSLKNEINIGDIVVSTDALHHDVDVRVFGYPLGEVPQMGCLAFPADEKLNALAVECCKEVNKDISVYSGRIVSGDQFISDKQVKDNIISNFDGFCVEMEGASIAHAAYLNHVPFVIIRAISDKADDSAEMDYPTFEKAAAAHSAALVEHMLPMI; encoded by the coding sequence ATGAAAAGAGTTGGAATTATTGGTGCTATGGCGCTGGAAGTAGAGGAACTGAAGAGTAAGATGGAAATTACTCGTAAGGAAGAGAGAGCCTCTATGGAATTTTTAGAGGGAATGTTAAACGGAACAGATGTGGTAATTGTACAAAGTGGGATCGGAAAAGTAAATGCAGCACTTTGTACTCAGATTTTATGTGATATGTTTGACGTAACCCATATTATTAATACCGGAGTGGCAGGTTCGTTGAAAAATGAAATCAATATTGGAGATATTGTAGTATCTACAGATGCACTTCATCATGATGTAGATGTAAGAGTATTTGGTTATCCGTTGGGAGAAGTTCCTCAGATGGGATGTCTTGCGTTTCCGGCAGATGAGAAGTTGAATGCACTTGCAGTGGAATGTTGCAAGGAAGTGAACAAGGATATTTCCGTATATAGCGGAAGAATTGTCAGTGGAGACCAATTCATTAGTGACAAGCAGGTGAAGGACAACATTATTTCTAATTTTGACGGATTCTGTGTGGAGATGGAAGGAGCTTCTATCGCCCATGCAGCTTATTTGAATCATGTACCATTTGTAATTATCCGTGCTATTTCGGATAAGGCGGATGATAGTGCAGAAATGGATTATCCAACTTTTGAAAAAGCAGCAGCAGCTCATTCAGCAGCATTAGTAGAACATATGCTTCCAATGATTTAA
- a CDS encoding S-ribosylhomocysteine lyase, producing MEKIASFTIDHIKLEPGIYVSRKDHVGAEVITTFDLRMTSPNDEPVMNTAEVHTLEHLGATFLRNDPEYKDKVIYFGPMGCRTGFYLLLAGDYESKDIVKLVTNMYEFMRDFKGEVPGASAKDCGNYLDMNLGMANYLAKRYLENTLYGIDEKHLVYPE from the coding sequence ATGGAAAAAATTGCAAGTTTTACCATTGACCATATAAAATTGGAACCGGGAATTTATGTTTCCAGAAAGGACCATGTAGGGGCAGAGGTGATTACTACCTTTGACCTTCGTATGACTAGTCCAAATGATGAGCCAGTGATGAATACAGCGGAGGTACATACCTTAGAGCATCTTGGGGCAACGTTTTTACGAAATGATCCGGAATATAAAGACAAGGTTATTTACTTTGGTCCTATGGGATGTCGTACCGGATTCTATTTGCTATTGGCAGGAGATTATGAGTCCAAGGACATCGTGAAACTGGTAACAAATATGTATGAATTTATGAGAGATTTTAAGGGAGAAGTTCCGGGAGCCAGTGCAAAAGACTGTGGAAACTATCTGGATATGAATCTGGGTATGGCAAATTATCTTGCAAAACGCTATTTGGAAAATACATTATATGGAATTGATGAGAAACATCTGGTATATCCGGAGTAG
- a CDS encoding HAD family hydrolase, which produces MKKGILFDLDGTLWDSSEEVAFSWMKALEQRSDVEKEITMEDIQNVMGKTMKDIADILFEEYDSEKRQELLEHCCEVEREYIRTHGGKLFEGLEETLKELKEEGYHLYIVSNCQVGYIEAFLEYHKLGKYFDDFESYGGTGRPKGENIRLVADRNHLDKAVYVGDIQGDYDATMQAGLPFIHARTGYGTVNADVPFIQKLSELPKTVKELLGE; this is translated from the coding sequence ATGAAAAAAGGAATTTTGTTTGATTTAGATGGAACATTATGGGATTCTTCTGAGGAAGTGGCTTTTTCGTGGATGAAAGCATTGGAACAGCGTTCAGATGTGGAAAAAGAGATTACCATGGAAGATATCCAGAACGTTATGGGAAAGACCATGAAAGACATTGCTGATATTCTCTTCGAGGAGTATGATTCTGAAAAACGGCAGGAATTGTTGGAACATTGCTGTGAGGTAGAGAGAGAATATATTCGAACTCATGGTGGTAAGTTGTTTGAAGGATTGGAAGAAACCTTGAAGGAATTGAAGGAAGAGGGATATCATCTTTATATTGTAAGTAATTGTCAGGTGGGATATATTGAGGCATTTTTAGAATATCATAAGCTGGGAAAATATTTTGATGATTTTGAGAGTTATGGTGGAACCGGTCGGCCAAAGGGCGAGAATATTCGATTAGTGGCAGACCGGAATCATCTGGACAAGGCGGTTTATGTAGGAGATATTCAGGGCGATTACGATGCTACTATGCAGGCAGGACTTCCTTTTATCCATGCAAGAACAGGGTATGGAACAGTAAATGCAGATGTTCCGTTTATCCAGAAACTTTCAGAACTACCAAAAACAGTAAAAGAACTTTTAGGAGAATAA
- a CDS encoding L-lactate dehydrogenase, with the protein MEKFQVEKDCGCVNLRKVAMIGCGFVGSASAFSLMQSGLFSEMVLIDADKKKAEGEALDISHGVPFARPMKIYAGDYDDIVDAAIIIITAGANQKPDETRLDLVHKNIGIFKSIIPEIAKRDCKGILLVVSNPVDILTYTALKLSGFEENRVIGSGTVLDTARLKYMLGEHLQVDSRSVHAFIIGEHGDSEIAAWSSANVSGIAVDDFCEMRGHYQHDEATEMIAEKVKNSAYDIISKKHATYYGIAMAVRRICEAILRDEKSILPISSMMHGEYGIEDIVLSMPAIVGKHGIENRVPISLDQDEIRRLKESADILKDILRQNDL; encoded by the coding sequence ATGGAAAAATTTCAAGTGGAAAAAGATTGTGGATGTGTAAATTTAAGAAAAGTGGCAATGATTGGTTGTGGTTTTGTAGGTTCAGCTTCTGCATTTAGTTTGATGCAGAGTGGATTATTTTCTGAAATGGTGTTGATTGATGCCGATAAGAAAAAAGCAGAGGGAGAAGCTCTGGATATTAGTCATGGAGTACCGTTTGCAAGACCAATGAAAATTTATGCAGGAGATTATGATGATATTGTAGATGCAGCTATTATTATCATTACTGCCGGAGCAAATCAGAAGCCGGACGAGACTCGCCTGGACTTGGTTCATAAAAATATTGGAATTTTTAAGTCTATTATTCCGGAAATTGCCAAGCGTGACTGCAAAGGAATTTTGCTAGTGGTATCTAATCCGGTAGACATACTCACTTATACGGCATTGAAGTTGAGTGGATTTGAAGAAAACAGAGTTATCGGTTCCGGTACAGTATTGGATACTGCACGACTGAAATATATGTTAGGAGAGCATTTACAGGTAGATAGCCGAAGTGTACATGCATTTATTATTGGAGAGCATGGTGACAGTGAAATAGCAGCATGGAGCAGTGCTAATGTGTCCGGAATTGCAGTAGATGATTTTTGCGAAATGCGCGGACATTATCAGCATGATGAGGCAACAGAAATGATTGCTGAAAAAGTAAAGAACAGTGCTTATGACATTATTTCGAAAAAGCATGCAACCTATTATGGAATTGCCATGGCTGTTCGAAGAATCTGTGAGGCCATTTTGCGTGACGAAAAATCCATTCTTCCTATCTCTAGTATGATGCACGGAGAATATGGGATTGAAGATATCGTACTTTCTATGCCTGCAATCGTAGGAAAGCACGGAATAGAAAATAGAGTGCCGATTTCCCTGGACCAGGATGAAATAAGAAGGTTGAAAGAATCTGCAGATATATTAAAAGATATTTTACGTCAGAATGATTTGTAA